A single Thermoflexus sp. DNA region contains:
- a CDS encoding DUF402 domain-containing protein, which yields MGPGLSAQAPRPVRVRRLTADGRLRVVYAGRLTRAAPEALVVEAFWERPPLDLGYVRLEPQDRFVEYFFPGRWFVIYEIHSHGDDRLKGWYCDITYPPQVSEDEIEIRDLALDLFVTPTGEVLVLDEEEFEALSLQERDPQAYASAREALRDLMGKVHRREPPFHQISSRGF from the coding sequence GTGGGGCCCGGATTGAGCGCCCAGGCTCCCCGGCCCGTCCGGGTGCGGCGGCTGACAGCGGACGGCCGGTTGCGTGTGGTTTACGCCGGGCGTCTCACCCGCGCGGCTCCCGAGGCGCTGGTGGTGGAGGCCTTCTGGGAGCGCCCTCCGCTGGATCTGGGTTACGTGCGTCTGGAACCCCAGGATCGGTTCGTTGAGTATTTCTTCCCGGGCCGCTGGTTTGTGATCTATGAGATCCATAGCCATGGGGACGATCGGTTAAAGGGCTGGTATTGCGACATCACATATCCCCCGCAGGTCTCGGAGGATGAGATCGAGATCCGGGACTTGGCGCTGGATCTCTTCGTGACGCCGACGGGGGAGGTTCTGGTTCTGGATGAGGAGGAGTTTGAGGCGTTGAGCTTGCAGGAACGGGATCCACAGGCCTACGCGTCCGCGCGGGAAGCCCTTCGGGATTTGATGGGAAAGGTTCACCGACGAGAGCCTCCCTTCCATCAAATTTCATCGCGCGGATTTTGA